The DNA sequence CTCTTCCAAATGTCTTTATCCTCTCGGCGGCAACACCAAGCGTTATCAGATAATCGCGAAGCCGGTTGGCTCGGCGTTCCGACAATTGTCGGTTGGCTGGCTCAGGGCCAATATCATCCGTGTAGCCGTTGATCTCCAGTTTAATAGTAGGAACCAAAATTAGCAAGCCGCTAAGTTTCTTAATTCGCTCTTTGCTTCGCGGGTCTATTTCAAACGAGCCGGACAGATAGTCAATATGCAAAACCATGGGGGCGGCAAAAACAGCCAGATCAATACAGCCATTGGCGTCTACTTGTATGTTTGGAAGTGTGCCGGGGCAGTCGTCCAAACCGTCAGAAACGCCATCACCGTCAGAATCGACCGAACAGCCGTTTTCGTCGACAACCGAGCCAAGAGTAGAGTTGACGCAGTTATCTCCATAATCGGCAACACCATCGGCGTCGGTATCATACGGACAGCCGTGAATGTCAACCATGCTTTTGGCCTCGGATGTCGTGCCGGGGCAGTCATCCAAACCGTCGGGGATGCCATCTCTGTCGGTATCAACCGGACAGCCGGACTTATCGACCAGTGTGCCCCATCTGGTATCGAGGCATGTATCGGTCTCATCGGCTACTCCGTCCCCATCACCATCTCTGGCCGATGCCGCACGGTTGGCAGGCGCCTGACTTTGGCTGGATTTCTTGTCGGGCTTTTTGGTCTGGCTTGCGATGACTTTTTCGTTATTCTCTTTTTCGGTTTCCCTTTTGTCCTTCCAGGCCTCGTCTGATTTCCACTCGTCTTGTTTAGGACCGCGATGGCCAAAGTGAAAATTCAACTGCCCGAGGCCGCTGTATATCCAGCGGTCACGTTTTGAATTGAAATCCGACTCGAAGTCCGCCCCGGCGCCGGTGAGATAGTCTGCCTGAGCAGAAACGCCTAAAGAGAGAAATGATGTCACATGTAAGTCGAGGCCCGCGGAGGCTGAGGCAAAGAGTTCAGATGCGGCAAAATCTGTCGGCTGGCTGTTCTTGCTCAATACAGAGAGCCGCGAATTATCAGGCGCTCGTGTCTGTTCCCAGTCAGACAGGCCCGCGCCGATTCCGAGTTTGAGATTTATTCTGTTCTCATAGGAAAGGAGAAAACGCTGCAAAGTTACTCCAAAACGCGAAGCGAATAATTCCGAAACGAGGGAACTGTTAGGAGCAAATGCGAGAGTGTCGGAAATTACGGCATCAACCTGCATCTGGTCATAGGAAAATTCAATCTCCCATTGATTTCCGAGACGCAATCCGAGTTGACCGCCGAGGGATCTGCCATCGTCGAACCCAAAAAGCTTCCCTCCGTCGATTTTGACGATTCCGCCCCGAGCGCCGAGAGTGAAACGATAATCATGCGCAGATACCGATGTCCCGGAAAGCGTGACTATCACAGCGGCTAATAGGGCAATCGAATTGAATCCGGCGCAGATAGTCTTCAACGTTACAACCTGATCAGTAAAGGCGTTTGATATCAATGCCGGTATAGTACAGTTTCAGGATATCCTCATACGTCCAGCCTTGGCGGGCTTTGCCAATCGCGCCGCATTGACACATTCCGACACCATGTCCGTATCCGTGACCATTGATTGAGAAACCCGTAAAATGGCTTTGGGCGTCTCTGTCGATTGCAATATCAAAGCGTGCCGACGGAAGAATCAGATCAGGATTTGATGTCCGTCCCATAACCCACCGGATTCTGTCCTTGCGGAAATGGTATATATCCTCATCGGTACGAATTGAAAACTTCTCTATGCGTCCCCCTGCTGTTCGCAGTCCGATTATGGCATCGGTCACTTCTCCCAAACGCAAATCTCGCCCGCGGTCATTTGAAAGATACTGCTCAACACGACTGCGGATCTGACTCTCGGTAAAGTATTCTTTCCACGAGAAGTATTTTGACCATGAACAAGCCGCGCTGTCATTCACCGCTTTCAAATATGGCTGTTCCCGTTTTTCCCACACATCTTCAATGTCATCAGTCATACCTCCACAGGTCGAATGGTAATAGGCATCAATCAGGGCATCATGATAGACAATGACCATTCCCGGTGTCTGGTCGATAGCTGAATTGACGAGCGCGTTTTCGATTCCGGCCCCGTTGTAAACTTGGTCGAGTATACTTGCTTTGAGGTCATACGGCTCGGCTCCATACTGACCAAGACGTGACATGGCATATGTCCGCGCAGCAAGAGCCTGAGCCTTTATCGCCTCAATTTCGTCGTCTGAGCGCAGTCCAAGCTCAGGCGGCACCACTCCGCGTAAATAATCTTCCATGTAGATAAGATTT is a window from the Candidatus Zixiibacteriota bacterium genome containing:
- a CDS encoding OmpA family protein — encoded protein: MKTICAGFNSIALLAAVIVTLSGTSVSAHDYRFTLGARGGIVKIDGGKLFGFDDGRSLGGQLGLRLGNQWEIEFSYDQMQVDAVISDTLAFAPNSSLVSELFASRFGVTLQRFLLSYENRINLKLGIGAGLSDWEQTRAPDNSRLSVLSKNSQPTDFAASELFASASAGLDLHVTSFLSLGVSAQADYLTGAGADFESDFNSKRDRWIYSGLGQLNFHFGHRGPKQDEWKSDEAWKDKRETEKENNEKVIASQTKKPDKKSSQSQAPANRAASARDGDGDGVADETDTCLDTRWGTLVDKSGCPVDTDRDGIPDGLDDCPGTTSEAKSMVDIHGCPYDTDADGVADYGDNCVNSTLGSVVDENGCSVDSDGDGVSDGLDDCPGTLPNIQVDANGCIDLAVFAAPMVLHIDYLSGSFEIDPRSKERIKKLSGLLILVPTIKLEINGYTDDIGPEPANRQLSERRANRLRDYLITLGVAAERIKTFGRGESNFMASNQNANGRAKNRRIEIIFYK
- a CDS encoding SpoIID/LytB domain-containing protein, with protein sequence MLNISITRTASLISRGAALLALFVLFLSCGSVASLRDDGLNNALRVPFVRVLIQEGKDQTELSTDDSYAIECLAQGKQDVYYSASPIVARVIRGKLEIRNERDEIIQANLDEVNIIPRGNNNRINVADKRYRGIVKVLPNGETVQIINLIYMEDYLRGVVPPELGLRSDDEIEAIKAQALAARTYAMSRLGQYGAEPYDLKASILDQVYNGAGIENALVNSAIDQTPGMVIVYHDALIDAYYHSTCGGMTDDIEDVWEKREQPYLKAVNDSAACSWSKYFSWKEYFTESQIRSRVEQYLSNDRGRDLRLGEVTDAIIGLRTAGGRIEKFSIRTDEDIYHFRKDRIRWVMGRTSNPDLILPSARFDIAIDRDAQSHFTGFSINGHGYGHGVGMCQCGAIGKARQGWTYEDILKLYYTGIDIKRLY